The Acidobacteriota bacterium genome includes a region encoding these proteins:
- a CDS encoding acyl-CoA dehydrogenase — protein MDFRPTEAEQVTRRAVREFAEREIAPHVMEWDEAQAFPVELLAQLAELGLLGIQFPARYGGAGLSAVEYCICIEELARVDPTIALTVAAHNGLAAAHVAMFGSEAQKERWLTPLVRGEYLGAWALTEPDAGSDAGSLRARARRDGGDWVLDGTKTFTTHAGLAGLTVVMAVTDPNARRHGISAFVVERGTPGLSAGRKESKLGMRASTTADTRLDGCRVPRDHLLGREGRGFADAMAVLDAGRIGIAALAVGLAQGAFDAARRHAAERTQFGRPIGSFQAIQWKLADMAVGIDAARLLTYRAAFLKDQGRPTTRESSMAKLYASEVAVRAAGECVQIHGGYGFVKDYPAEKLYRDVKLLTIGEGTSEIQRLVIARQYLG, from the coding sequence ATGGACTTTCGTCCCACGGAAGCGGAGCAGGTGACGCGCCGGGCGGTGCGCGAGTTCGCGGAGCGGGAGATTGCGCCGCACGTGATGGAATGGGACGAGGCGCAGGCGTTTCCCGTCGAGCTTCTGGCGCAGCTTGCCGAGCTGGGGTTGCTGGGCATCCAGTTCCCGGCCCGTTACGGAGGCGCCGGGCTCTCGGCGGTCGAGTACTGCATCTGCATCGAGGAGCTCGCGCGCGTCGATCCGACGATCGCCCTGACGGTCGCGGCGCACAACGGGCTGGCCGCCGCGCACGTCGCGATGTTCGGATCCGAAGCGCAGAAGGAGCGCTGGCTGACGCCGCTGGTCCGCGGCGAGTACCTGGGAGCCTGGGCGCTGACGGAGCCGGACGCGGGCAGTGACGCGGGCAGCCTGCGCGCGCGCGCCCGGCGCGACGGCGGCGACTGGGTCCTGGACGGCACGAAGACGTTCACGACCCATGCGGGCCTTGCCGGGCTGACCGTGGTCATGGCGGTCACCGACCCGAACGCACGCCGGCACGGCATCTCGGCCTTCGTCGTCGAGCGCGGGACGCCCGGCCTGTCGGCAGGCCGCAAGGAGAGCAAGCTCGGCATGCGCGCGAGCACCACCGCAGACACGCGCCTGGACGGCTGTCGGGTGCCGCGCGATCACCTGCTGGGCCGCGAGGGCCGCGGATTCGCCGACGCCATGGCGGTGCTCGACGCAGGCCGCATCGGCATCGCCGCCCTCGCCGTCGGACTGGCCCAGGGCGCCTTCGACGCCGCCCGCCGCCACGCCGCGGAGCGGACGCAGTTCGGCCGGCCGATCGGGAGCTTCCAGGCCATTCAATGGAAGCTGGCCGACATGGCCGTCGGGATCGATGCGGCCAGGCTCCTGACCTACCGCGCGGCTTTCCTCAAGGACCAGGGTCGGCCGACGACGCGCGAGTCGTCGATGGCCAAGCTCTACGCCAGCGAGGTTGCGGTCCGTGCAGCCGGCGAATGCGTCCAGATTCACGGCGGGTACGGCTTCGTGAAGGACTATCCGGCCGAGAAGCTCTACCGGGACGTGAAGCTGCTGACCATCGGCGAGGGCACGAGCGAGATCCAGCGGCTGGTGATCGCGAGGCAG